In the genome of Streptomyces sp. Tu 3180, the window GACGTCGTGGCCGTCGTCACCCTCGTTGACGGCCAGGTGGACCATGAGCCGGTTCGGGGCGGCGCCGTGCCAGTGCTCCTCGTCCGCTTCGAACAGGACGCGGTCGCCGGGCCGGATGACCTGGGCGGGGCCGCCGCGGCGCCGGCACAGGCCGACGCCTTCGGTGACGAAGACGGTCTGCCCCAGCGGGTGCCGGTGCCGGTGGGTGCGGGCGCCCGGCATGAAGCTCACCAGGTTGGCGGTGACCCGGGAAGGGGCGGGGGAGGCGGCGACGGCGTCGATGCAGACGTCGCCGGTGAACCAGTCGGCCGGCCCCTTGACGGTGTCGATCGAACTGCGGGTGATCCGCATGGCTGCTCCTTCTCGGGTGGAGGGGATCAGGGCTTGAGGAGGGTTTTGACGGCGCGGCGCTCGTCCATGGCCTTGTAGCCCTCGGCGACCTGAGCGAGGGGCAGGGTGAGGTCGAAGACCTTGCCCGGGTCGATCCGGCCCGCAAGGACGCGGTCGACGAGGTCGGGCAGGTAGCGGCGTACGGGGGCGGGGCCGCCGCGCAGGCCGACGTGGGAGAAGAACAGCTCCTGGCCGTCGACGGTGACGTCGTGAGGGACTCCGACGAAGCCGACGTTGCCGCCCGGGCGGGCGGAGTGCAGGGCCTGGCTCATGGCCCGGGCGGTGCCGACGCACTCCAGGACGCTGTCGGCGCCGATCCCGCCGGTCATCTCCTTGATCCGGGCCACGCCCTCCTCACCGCGCTCGGTGACGATGTCGGTGGCGCCGAACTCGCGCGCGAGCTTCTGGCGGGATTCGTGGCGTGACAGGGCGATGATCCGTTCCGCGCCCATCTCCTTGGCCGCTATCACGCCGCACAGGCCGACCGCGCCGTCGCCGATGACCACGGCGGTCGAGCCGGGCTTGACCTCGGCGGCGTCAGCGGCCCACCAGCCGGTGCCCATGACGTCGGAGACAGTGAGAAGACCGGGCCAGGAATCCTCGCCGGGTACCTCGTCGGTGGCGACCAGGGTGCCCCGGGCGTTGGGGATGCGCACGCACTCGGCCTGGCAGGTCGACATGAACTCGCGGTTCAGGCAGTTCGACGGGAAGCCGTTCCTGCAGTTCGCGCAGGTGTTGTCGGAGGTGGCGAATGAGCCGACGACGAACTGGCCCGGCCGGAGCGAGGTGACCCCGGAGCCGACCTCCTCCACGAAGCCGACGTACTCGTGACCCATCGGGTGCGGATCCCCGATCGGCTCCGCACCACGGTACGGCCACAGGTCCGAGCCGCAGACACAGGTGATGGCCGTCCGGATGACGGCATCAGCGGGGTGGAGGATCTTCGGGTCGTCCAGGGTCTCGGAACGGACGTCACCAGGGGCGTGGATCACTGTGCCGCGCATGGGGTCTTCCTTACGTACGAGGGGCCGGACCGCCTGGGGACGGCCCGCGTGCCGGCCTTCCCGGAAGGGGGAACACCGTGGGACCGTGGCGCTCCCTCCCGCCGAAGGAACGGCCGAGGAAGCGCCACGCCATCCAGGTAACCCGCACTCCACGCGCGCAGCGAGTCACTGGTGAGGGGTGTACCAGCAGTACGTCCCTCCCGCGACGTGCCGGACGTACGGTCGGAGGGTGGACAACCAGGAAGAGGTCCGCGAGTTCCTCACCTCGCGGCGCGCGAAGATCACCCCCGAGCAGCGGGACTGCCCGCCGGCTCCCGCCGACGCGTCCCCGGCCTACGCAGGAGCGAGGTCGCGGCGCTCGCCGACGTCAGCGTCGAGTACTACGCCAAACTGGAGCGTGGCAGCCTCGCCGGCGTCTCCCCGGCCGTCCTCGAAGCCGTCGCCCGCGCTCTCCGGCTCGATGACGCCGAACGCGCACACCTGCTCCATCTGGCCCAGGCCGCCGACGGTACCGACGCCCTCAGCCGGCCCCGCCGACGGCGTACCAAGGATCAGTGGAAGCCGCACCGCAGCCTGCAGTGGACCCTGGACGCCATCACCGCCGGGCCCGCGTTCGTCCGCAACGGCCGCATGGACGTCCTGGCCGCCAACCGGCTCGCCCGTGCCTTCTACGCCGACGTCCACGCCTCACCCGGCAACCAGGCGAACCTGGCCCGCTTCAACTTCCTCGGCCCCGCCTCCCGCCGCTTCTACCCCGACTGGGACCTCGCGGCCGACATCGCCGTCGCCATCCTGCGCACCGAGGCCGGCCGCAACCCCCACGACAAGGACCTGCACGACCTCGTCGGCGAGCTGTCCACTCGTAGCGACGACTTCCGCACCCGCTGGGGCTCCCACGACGTCCGCCACCACGGCACTGGAACCAAACGCTTCCACCACCAGGCCGTCGGCGACCTCACCCTCGCCTACGAGGGCCTGGAGATGGCCGCCGAACCCGGTCTCACCCTCACCGTCCACACCGCCGAACCCGGCTCACCCTCCGAAGAGGGACTTCGCCTGCTCGCCTCATGGGCTGCAACGCCCCAGGCCCTCGCACCACACTCGAGCGGCTGAAGAGCCCCGGCCGACCATCCCGTGGTCGTCATGACGACCCCGTCGCCAAACGAATGGCGCCCTCGGGTGATCAGCGCACCGCCCGCGGATGACCATGTGATCGTGGAGGCACAGGTGCGTGATCACGGGTTCTCGTCGGCTCAGCGGCCCTGGCCGGAGCGCCGGCGGGTGCGCTGCGGGGCGCGGCGGGACCGGCGTGGGGGCGCGGTCCGGCTCTCGGCCTCGGCGGGGCCCGCGGTGGGTGAGGAGAAGCCGCCCGGGATGCCGGGCCGGTCGGCCGGTGCCTGCGCAGCGGGCCGGGCGGTGTGGCGCCGGGGTTGGGCGGCGCGGGCCAGGACGGTGGCGTGCGGGAGCAGCGGGGCGCAGGTCTCGCAGACCTCTTCGACGTTCCAGACGCGGCCGACGGTGGGGTCGTGGCGCAGGACGAGCAGCACGGCGCCCGCGCAGTGCGTCGTGGTCTCGGGGTGGGCGGCGCAGCGCTGGGAGCCGCAGTGGCACCAGGCGTGGGGGCGGAGGGTGGCGGCCTTGGCGTGGGCGGCGGCGTGCCGGGCGGCGAAGGCGCGCAGGGAGGCGAGGTCCTTGGAGCGGGGCGGCATCCGGCAGGCGGGGGTGGAGCAGGAGACGGTGGCGGAGCGGTCGCTGTGTCCGGTGATCCGGACGGTCCAGGCCCGCCCGGGGACGCGCTCGGTGGGGGTTTCGCTGTAGGCGGTCGTCACGGCCGTCCGTTCTCGTCGGTCGATGGATGTCGGTCCACTATGGGATACCCACCCGCCGGCCGCTCAGCATTTCCCCGCCGGGAGCGGTGCGGGCGGGGCGGTGAACCGGCCCGACGGTGCGTCATCCCGCCCCGTGGGCGGCCACGAGCAGCGGCTCGGGTGCGTCCGGTGCGGGCTCGGCCGGAAGCGGCCCGCAGCCGGGGCGCGCTCCCCCTTTCCGTTCGGCCGCGCGCAAGCAGGCCCAGGCACAGACAGCCGGAGATGTCACACCCCCGGACCGCAGATGTGATACGCATCACTCCCTGAGCGCTTCGGGTCAGACATGCGCGATCGTGACCGGAATGGACTCTCGTTTCCTTGGCGTCCCTGAGCTGGTCGAAGCCCCGCCCGTGGCGGTCGTGGTCGACGTCATGCGTGCCTTCACCGTGGCTGCCTGGGCCTTTGCCCAGGGGGCGGAAAAGATCGTTCTTGCTGAGTCGCTGGACGAAGCCCTGGCACTCAAGGCTCGCCACCAGGATTGGGTGGCGCTCAAGGACGGTCCGCCCGCGCCCGGGTTCGACACCGTCAACTCGCCGGGCCTGCTGCGGTCCATCGACCTCGGCGGACGGACCGTCGTGCAGAAGACCACGGCGGGAACGGTCGGCGCCCTCGCGGTCAAGGAGGCGTCGCTGGTGCTGTGCGCCGGCTTCGTGGTGGCGGAGGCAACGGCTCGGCTCCTGCGAACACGCAAGAGTGACAGTGTCACGTTCGTGGTCACTGGCGAGGACGGGCAGGCCGATGAAGATCTGGCGTGCGCCCAGTACATCGCGCGGAGGGCCACCGAGGCCGGGACGGACGCTGCCGAGTTCGTCCGCCGCGCTGCCGAATCGCGCGCCGCCGCCGAACTGGCGGAGGGCGTGCGTCAAGGAGTCCATCCTGATGACGTCGCACTCTGTCTCGAGCTCGACCGGTTCCCCTTTGCCATGGTGGCGACCTCGGAGGACTCGCTCATGGTCCTCCGTCCGTGCGACGTGCCTTCGCTGACCGACGAGGCGCCGATCTGATCGCCGGTGAGGTCCGGCCCCCGCCGTGCGGGAGCCGGCATCCGGCCGGGTGCGGGGCATCGGCTGCACGTCCCGATGACGGTGGTTCGGGGTGGCGGCAGGCGGCTGGCTCCGTCCGTGAGGACGGGCGGCAGATGTTCATCGATGCCGGAGGCGAAGGGCGCCGGGGACGAGTCGAACCGTGCGGGAGTTCAGGCGGCGCCGACGGCGAGCCGGCTGCAGGCGGGCCGGGTCATCAGCTCCGTCAGACGTGCTGTACACATACCCGATGACCACTTCTCAGTTCGAGCTTCGCTGTGTTGCCGAGCAGGAGTTCGTGCCCTGGGCACGCATGATCGCCGACACCTACGGCCTGGACCGGTCGGAGGAGGAGCTCGCCGATCAGCGAGCCGCGACGGATCTCACCCGCACCCTGGCCGTGTTCGACGAGGGCGAGCCGGTCGCCGGGGCCTCCGTCTACAGCCGGACGCTGACCGTGCCCGGGGGCGTCCTGCCCGTGGCGGGAATCGCCTCCGTGGGCGTGGCCCCGACGCACCGCCGCCGCGGCATCCTCACCTCGATGATGCGCGCCCAGCTGACCGACCTGCACGAGCAGCAGCGCGAGCCGGTCGCCGCGCTCCGCCCCTCCGAGGCCGGCATCTACGGACGGTACGGCTACGGCCCCGCGACGGTCGGCAACCGGATGCGCTGCGACCGGCGCGCCATGCGCTTTCGCCCGGACACCGACTTCGGTGACGGAACCGTCCGGCTGCACCACGCCGTCCAGGCCCGCCCCCTCCTCGAGGAGATCTACGACCGGGTCCGCGCCACTACGGTCGGCTGGCCCGACCGGCAGACGGCCCACTGGGCGGTGCGCCTCGCCGACCATCCGCACCGGCGCGGCGGCGCGACCTCGCTCCGGTTCGCCGTGCACCAGGAGCGCGACGGACGCGCCACCGGTTACGCGCTCTACCGGCACGGCTCCGCGCCGGACGGGCTCGGCGGCAGTACCGCGACGGTGGAAGTGGTGGAGCTGGCGGCGTGCTCGCGCCGGGCGTATGCGGCGCTGTGGCGCTTCCTCGCCGGGATCGACCTGGTGACCCGGATCGACTACGAGGGTGCCGTGGACGAGCCCTTGCCCCACCTGCTCGTCGAACCCCGGGCGGTCCAGGCCGCGCCGGTGGACCGCCTGTGGCTGCGGCTGGCCGACGTGGACAGGGCCTTGGCCGGCCGGAGTTACAGCCTTCCGCTGGACCTCGTGCTGGATGTGCGGGACGACTTCTGCCCGTGGAACGGCGGGCGCCACCGGCTGCAGGCGGAAGCGGGGAACGTCCTCTGCGAGCCCACGACCGCCCCGGCCGACCTACGGCTGACGGCGGCGGAACTCGGCGCCGTCTTCCTCGGCGGCACCTCGTTGGCCGCCCTCGCGGCCGCCGGCCTCGTCGGGGAACTGCGGCGCGGTGCGCTCTCCCGGGCCTCGGCGGCCTTCCGCGGCGAACGCGAACCCTGGTACCCCGGCGGCTGGGCCTTCCCGCTCTACTGAACAGTCCTTCGGACGCCGCTGCTGAACAGCTGGACGCGGCAGAGCCTCATCAGCTGGGTGCCGCCGTCGACGCGCAGTGCACGACGGCTGGCGCCGTCTCCCCGGGACGCGGAGTCTGCTCGGCCGGGTTCACAGATCCTGCCTGCGGTTTCTCGCTGATGTTCCGAGCGCCGGACGAAGCGTCGTACTCCAGTTGCGGGGCCGGCGGTTCCGGTGCCGGCCTACCGGGTGCCCGCGTCAGACGTCCGTGGAGCAGATACCCGGCCTCACCCGCAGGCCTGGCCGGCGCACCGAGCGGCTGCGTTCCGCCCTGGCCGGCCGGGCCGGCGCCCGCTTGGCTGCCGTGCTCGGCATGTCCATCCGCCGGAGTACGGGCTCACACGACTGGCACCGCTCTCGGGTGCGGGAGCTGGCCGGCGAGGGCGGGGCCCGCTGGTACGTGAAGGTCTCGCCCTCGGCAAGGGCCCCGCACGAAACCGGGAGGCCGAGGGTTCACGTGCGGGGCCGCTCACGAAGGGTGGGCCGTCAGACTCCGATCAGGGTGTACGTACCCGTACCGTCCTGCCTGCCGCTGGAGTACTGGCGTATGAACTCCCCGTCCGCGTACCGGTCGTGGCCCACCATGGAGCCGGTGTACTTGTTCTGCACACCGACCGTCGAGCTGCCGGGTACGTCGCGGTAGAGGTAGAACCGCTGGAGGTCGTCCTCCGTGCGGGGGGCGGTCATCAGGACCGCCCGTTCGGAGGCCGCGTTCTGCTCGGCGATGGTCGCGCACCCGCCGTTGCCCCCGTTCCGCAGGGACGCCTCGAGGATCCCGTTGCGCTCCGTCACGTTGCACAGGCGCCAGTTGTCCAGGTGGGCGCTGAAGATCGTCGGGGGCCGCAGGCGGACACCGTCGTCCGCCGGGAGCGGCGCGCCCCAGGACAGGGGCTTGCCGGGTACGGCGATCTTGCAGGCGCCGGCCGTGCAGTCGAGAGCTGCCCGCGCGCTACGCCCGGTGGCCTTGGGCTGTTCGGCGGACGTGCCGCTGGTGAGAGCCGAGCGCTGCACGAGGCGGTCCCGCTTCTGCTTCGCCGTCGGCGCCACCGCACCCGCCGGGTGCTCGGCCCCCACAGCGGCCGAGCCGCAGTCGAGGAGGTCTCGTGCCTTGGCCGTGATGCTGCCTGCGGGCGCACCGTCCTGGCAGCGCACCGCGCCTTCCCCAGGGGTGGTGTAGGTGGTGAAGCTGCCGCCGTCGGGCCCCTCGATCCATTTCAACGCCCGACTGCCGTCGCCTTGTCGGACGCGGTCGCAGTGGAGACTTCCGTCCGTACCGGTGACCTCCTTGGTGCCCTTGTAGACGCCGTAGTAGCCGGGCTGGCTGAAGTTCCACGTGACCGAATTCGACTCGGTGCTGGTGGAGGAGTGGTCGACCTCTACGTTCAGGCCCAGGCTCGCGCCGACCTCGCCGAGGGTCTCGACGGCGGAACTGCCCTCGACATTGCCGTTGAGGCCGACGGAGACCGAGATGATCGTCTGGGTGCTGGTGCTGACGGCCTGGTTGCCGGTTGTGCCCTCGGTGACGTACCAGCCCTTGAAGTGGGTGACCGTCGGGGACACTTCGGTGGTCTTGATGTACGGGTGGCGTGTGCCGAGGTCGGCCGCCGTACAGGTGTCGCCGGGCAGGGGCGCCGTTGTCTCGGTAGGTGCCGCAGCAGCCGGTGAGGCGGCAAGGCTCATGGCGGTGACCGCCCAGGCGGCCGCCGTAGCGGTCACCGCCATGAGTGATCTGCCGATGTGGCTGACGGGTCTTACCGGGGGCGTTCACTTGCCGACGCCGTCGGCCAGGCCCTTGACGATGTAGCGCTGGCCGAAGAGGAACAGGAGCACGACGGGGACCGCGGCGATCACCATGCCGGCGAACACGACGGGAAAGTCCGTGCCGTGCTTGCTCATCAGGCTCGTCAGGCCGACCGGCAGGGTCTGCACGTCACTGCCGTTGGTGAACACCATGGCGAACAGGTATTCGTTCCACGCGAAGAGCACGTGCAGCAGGACGGTGGACGTGATGACGGGCTTGCACATCGGCAGGATGATCCGCCAGAACGCGGTCCAGCGGCCGGCCCCGTCGATCTGCGCCGCCTCGTCCACCTCGCGCGGCAGGTCGATCATGTAGGCGCGGATGAGGAAGGTGGTGAAGGGGACACGGAAGGCCGTGTAGAGGATGAGCAGTGCCCAGAAGCTGTTGTACAGGCCGATCGACTGGAACATGCGCACCAGCGGGACCAGGGCGACGGTCGGGGTGAGCATGAGGCCGCCCAGGATGACGGCGGTGAGCACCTTGTTGAACGGGATGTTCACCCGCGTCAGTCCGTACGCCGCCCAGGCACTGATGAAGACGGTCGCCACCGTGGACGTCACCGTGACCAGGACGCTGGTCGCGAGGTAGTCGCTGACGCCGCGGTTCCACGCGTCGCGGTAGTTGCCGAAGCTCAGGTCGGTGGGGAGCGCGAAGGGGTTGCCGAAGAGTTCGGCGTTGGTCTTGAAGCCGTTCAGGATCATCCACAGCAGCGGGTAGAGCACCACGACCGCGAGACTCAGCAGGAAGGCCCACATGAACAGGCGCGCGATGACGCCGAGGAAGCCGAGACGGCTCACCATTCCACCCTTCTTCTCCGGGTGAACCACAGCTGTGCCATCGCGATCGTGAGGGTGATCACGAAGATGACGGTGCCGATGGCAGCGGCGTGGCCGAAGTCGTTGCGTACGAATCCGTTGCGGTACAGCCACGTGCCGAGCACGTGGGTCGAGTTGTCGGGTCCGCCGCTGGTCATCACCATGACCTCGTTGAACACCTGGAAGGCGCCCGACACGGTGACCAGGACCATGAGTCCGGTCATCTCCCGCACGAGCGGGAGCGTGACCTGGAAGAAGCGGCGGACGGGTCCGGCGCCGTCCAGGGCGGCCGCTTCGTGGAGCTCCGCGGGGATCCGCTGGATGGCGACGGCGAACAGCAGCGTCGAGTAGCCGAAGCCCTGCCACTGGCTCATCGCGATGACCGCCGTCATGGCGGTGCTCTCCTGGCCCAGCCAGGCGTGGTCGAACGTGCCGGGCGCGACCGCCTCCAGGGCGTGGTTGAGCAGGCCGAGGTTGGGCTCGTAGACGAAGTAGAAGAGCAGTCCCGCGACGGTCAGTGAGATCGCGGAGGGGATGAAGTAGATCGTCCGGAGGGTGCGCTGCCACCGCGTACTGCGGATGCTCTCGACGAGTGCGGCCAGCAGGAGGGCACCGAAGACCTGGAAGACGACCGACAGCAGGGCGTACCAGAGGTTGTTGGTGAAGGAGGTCCAGAAGACCGGGTCGGCGAACAGGTCGCGGTAGTTGTCCAGGCCGACGAACTGCTGGCTGCCGCTGTAGATGTCCCAGGTCAGAGTGGAGTAGCCGAAGTTCTGGACGAGCGGGAGGTAGACGAAGACCGCGAGCAGGACGAGGGCCGGCACGGTCCACGCGAGCCCGGCTGCTCTTCGGCACAGAGTGCGCACCGGATTGATTCCCTTCAGCCCGCGCCGGTCACTCGGCGGAGTCGGAGGCCCGGCGCACGCCGTCCATGACCTGCTCGGGCGACTTGCTGCCGCTGATGAGGGCCTCGCCGCCGGCCAGCCACGCGTCGGCGACCTCCGGCGCGGTGACCATGTCCAGCCAGCCGGCGAGCCGCGGGGCCTCATTGACCAGGTCGATCCCCTCCTGGACGGCCTTGCTGGACGTCTGCGGCGTCACCGCGCCGACCACGGTGCTCGGCTGACCGTAGGGCGGCGCGGACAGGGTCCTCGCGTGGGCGGTGCTCGTCACGAACTTCATGAAGTCGACGGCGAGAGCCGCGCGCGGCGACCGGGCGTTGACGAAGTACCCCTCGGGCGCGCCCTCGACGACCTTCGGGTTTCCCTTGGCCTCGGCGGCGGCGGGCAGCGGGAAGATGCCCAGGTTCCCGGGCTTGAGCATGCCGCCGGAGGTGGTGTTGTCGAATTCCAGGATCTCCTGGTAGTACATGGCGGCCTTCCCCTGCCCGAAGGCCTCCTGTGCCGAGGTGTAGAGGACGCCGTTGGTGCCGCGTCCGGTGTCGGTGCAGTCGGACACCAGGGTCTTGAACTGCTTGAGGGCGACCAGGTAGCCCGGGTCGTCCCAGGTGGCGGTCTTCGGGTCGTAGTCGGCCTCGCGGACGTCGGTCGGCACGTTGTGGGCGAAGAGCTGCTGGAGGTAGTGCAGGGCGGGCCAGCCGTCCTTGTTGCCGAAGGCGATGGGCTCGTAGCCGGCTTCCCGCAGGTCCGGGCAGGCGGCGATCAGCTCTTCGAAGGTCTTCGGCACGTCGACGCCGGCCTTGTCGAAGGCAGACTTGTTGTAGCCCATGAACTTGCCGTTGTTGTACAGCGGGACGCCGTAGTAGCGGCCGTCGTGGGCGAACGCCGACAGCGCCGACTCACCGAAGGTCCTGCCCCACGCGGTGTCGGGGCCGATCACCTGGGTGAGGTCCGCCGCGCGGCCTCCGCGGATGAAGTTCTCCGCCCAGTTGCCCGTCCAGGTGAAGTAGATGTCGGGCAGGGCGTCCGACGCGGTGAGCGTCTTGGTCTTGTCCTTGATGCTCTGGTCGGTCTCCTGGATCAGCTCGACGTTCACCTCGGGGTGCTTGCGCTCGTACGCGGCGGCGAGGTCTTCGAAGTAGGGCTCCAGGGGCTCGCCGGCGAACTTGGTGAGGATGCTCAGGGTGCCGGAGTGCTCCGGCTTCGCGGTCACGTCGGCCACGGGACCCTTCGCCGGTCCGGCGAAGCAGCCGGTGAGGGCGAGTGCCGAGGCCCCGAGGAGTGCCGCGGACCGCGTCAGTGCACGTGTGCGCATGGGCGTCCTTTCGTCGATGGGAGGGCCCGCCGAAGGCGCGGGCGCGTCGGATCCGCTGCGGGGTGTCCGGGGGACGGCCGCTGGCGTGCGGCGACTGTACAGAGAATCTGATACCGGTACCAGAGCCGGAGCGAAGATCTTCTGCGGAAAGGCGTGAGGGTATGCCGCAGCGCGACTGCTCCCCTCCGCGCGGATTGATGAAACAGCAGATCAGAGCGCTTGTCGGGTGGGCCGCACGCCTGCGGGAGCCTCACCGCTGTTGACGCCGTCGATGCGCTGTGTCAGCGTGTGGCCCGCGTGATACCGGTATCAGGTCGCTCAGCGCCGCCGGCCGCACCCGTTCCCGAAAGGACGCGAAGATGCTCGGATTCGATGAGCCGGAATTCCTCTCCCAGCTGGCGAGCACGGTGGCCCTGCGCCCCCGGATCGAGGAACTCGCCGACCGCCTCACGGACGACGGCTTCGACAACCTCTTCCTCGTCGGTGCCGGCGGCACCTACGCCCAGATGTGGCCGTACGAACAGCTCGCCCGCCGCACCTCGACGCTGCCCGTCCACGCCGTCATCGCGGCGGAGCTGGTCACCGGGGCGGAGGCGACGCTCGGTGAGCGCTCGGTCGCCGTCTTCACCTCGGTGTCGGGCACCACCGAGGACAGCCTCCGGGCCATCGAGTACTGCAAGGCGAGGGGGGTTCGCACCGTCGGGTTCACGGGCTACGCCGAGTCCCCCGTCGCCCGGAGCGTGGACGTGGCCCTCGTCTCCGAGCCGAAGGCCTGGCCCTTCGACCCGCAGATGCTGCTGCTCATGGGGCGGCTGCTCGCGCGCCGGGGCGAGTTCGAGGGGTACGACAAGCTCGCCGGTGAACTCGCCGGACTGCCCGGCGTCCTGCTCGACGTGGCACGGCGGGCCGAGTCGACGGCCGCCGCCTTCGCCGAGGCCCACAAGGACACCGACTACCACTTCCTGGTCGGCGGCGGAAACCTGTGGGGGTTCACCTACCTGTACTCCATGTGCATCCTCGAGGAGATGCAGTGGCTGCGCACCACCCGCGTGCACAGCGCCGAGTTCTTCCACGGCTCCCTGGAACTCCTCGAAGAGGACACGAGCGTGCTCGTCTTCCAGGGAGAGGACGAGACCCGCGCCCTCACCGACCGGGTCGAGGCCTTCGCCAAGCGCATCTCCCGCGACGTGACCGTCTTCGACACCCGCGACTACCCGCTGCCCGGCGTCAGTCCCGAGTTCCGCGGCCTGCTCGCACCGCTGGTGCTCGACACCGTCATGGGCCGGGTCAGCAAGCACCTGGAGAGGGTGCGCGGACACTCGCTCGACCTGCGCCGCTACTACCGCGTCATGGACTACTGAGACACGCGGCCGGCCGCTGC includes:
- a CDS encoding cupin domain-containing protein, translated to MRITRSSIDTVKGPADWFTGDVCIDAVAASPAPSRVTANLVSFMPGARTHRHRHPLGQTVFVTEGVGLCRRRGGPAQVIRPGDRVLFEADEEHWHGAAPNRLMVHLAVNEGDDGHDVVHWLNPVTDEEYTAAPATA
- a CDS encoding SIS domain-containing protein; its protein translation is MLGFDEPEFLSQLASTVALRPRIEELADRLTDDGFDNLFLVGAGGTYAQMWPYEQLARRTSTLPVHAVIAAELVTGAEATLGERSVAVFTSVSGTTEDSLRAIEYCKARGVRTVGFTGYAESPVARSVDVALVSEPKAWPFDPQMLLLMGRLLARRGEFEGYDKLAGELAGLPGVLLDVARRAESTAAAFAEAHKDTDYHFLVGGGNLWGFTYLYSMCILEEMQWLRTTRVHSAEFFHGSLELLEEDTSVLVFQGEDETRALTDRVEAFAKRISRDVTVFDTRDYPLPGVSPEFRGLLAPLVLDTVMGRVSKHLERVRGHSLDLRRYYRVMDY
- a CDS encoding carbohydrate ABC transporter permease — its product is MVSRLGFLGVIARLFMWAFLLSLAVVVLYPLLWMILNGFKTNAELFGNPFALPTDLSFGNYRDAWNRGVSDYLATSVLVTVTSTVATVFISAWAAYGLTRVNIPFNKVLTAVILGGLMLTPTVALVPLVRMFQSIGLYNSFWALLILYTAFRVPFTTFLIRAYMIDLPREVDEAAQIDGAGRWTAFWRIILPMCKPVITSTVLLHVLFAWNEYLFAMVFTNGSDVQTLPVGLTSLMSKHGTDFPVVFAGMVIAAVPVVLLFLFGQRYIVKGLADGVGK
- a CDS encoding GNAT family N-acetyltransferase — protein: MTTSQFELRCVAEQEFVPWARMIADTYGLDRSEEELADQRAATDLTRTLAVFDEGEPVAGASVYSRTLTVPGGVLPVAGIASVGVAPTHRRRGILTSMMRAQLTDLHEQQREPVAALRPSEAGIYGRYGYGPATVGNRMRCDRRAMRFRPDTDFGDGTVRLHHAVQARPLLEEIYDRVRATTVGWPDRQTAHWAVRLADHPHRRGGATSLRFAVHQERDGRATGYALYRHGSAPDGLGGSTATVEVVELAACSRRAYAALWRFLAGIDLVTRIDYEGAVDEPLPHLLVEPRAVQAAPVDRLWLRLADVDRALAGRSYSLPLDLVLDVRDDFCPWNGGRHRLQAEAGNVLCEPTTAPADLRLTAAELGAVFLGGTSLAALAAAGLVGELRRGALSRASAAFRGEREPWYPGGWAFPLY
- a CDS encoding extracellular solute-binding protein, yielding MRTRALTRSAALLGASALALTGCFAGPAKGPVADVTAKPEHSGTLSILTKFAGEPLEPYFEDLAAAYERKHPEVNVELIQETDQSIKDKTKTLTASDALPDIYFTWTGNWAENFIRGGRAADLTQVIGPDTAWGRTFGESALSAFAHDGRYYGVPLYNNGKFMGYNKSAFDKAGVDVPKTFEELIAACPDLREAGYEPIAFGNKDGWPALHYLQQLFAHNVPTDVREADYDPKTATWDDPGYLVALKQFKTLVSDCTDTGRGTNGVLYTSAQEAFGQGKAAMYYQEILEFDNTTSGGMLKPGNLGIFPLPAAAEAKGNPKVVEGAPEGYFVNARSPRAALAVDFMKFVTSTAHARTLSAPPYGQPSTVVGAVTPQTSSKAVQEGIDLVNEAPRLAGWLDMVTAPEVADAWLAGGEALISGSKSPEQVMDGVRRASDSAE
- a CDS encoding sugar ABC transporter permease, with product MRTLCRRAAGLAWTVPALVLLAVFVYLPLVQNFGYSTLTWDIYSGSQQFVGLDNYRDLFADPVFWTSFTNNLWYALLSVVFQVFGALLLAALVESIRSTRWQRTLRTIYFIPSAISLTVAGLLFYFVYEPNLGLLNHALEAVAPGTFDHAWLGQESTAMTAVIAMSQWQGFGYSTLLFAVAIQRIPAELHEAAALDGAGPVRRFFQVTLPLVREMTGLMVLVTVSGAFQVFNEVMVMTSGGPDNSTHVLGTWLYRNGFVRNDFGHAAAIGTVIFVITLTIAMAQLWFTRRRRVEW
- a CDS encoding 2-phosphosulfolactate phosphatase, with amino-acid sequence MDSRFLGVPELVEAPPVAVVVDVMRAFTVAAWAFAQGAEKIVLAESLDEALALKARHQDWVALKDGPPAPGFDTVNSPGLLRSIDLGGRTVVQKTTAGTVGALAVKEASLVLCAGFVVAEATARLLRTRKSDSVTFVVTGEDGQADEDLACAQYIARRATEAGTDAAEFVRRAAESRAAAELAEGVRQGVHPDDVALCLELDRFPFAMVATSEDSLMVLRPCDVPSLTDEAPI
- a CDS encoding zinc-dependent alcohol dehydrogenase family protein is translated as MRGTVIHAPGDVRSETLDDPKILHPADAVIRTAITCVCGSDLWPYRGAEPIGDPHPMGHEYVGFVEEVGSGVTSLRPGQFVVGSFATSDNTCANCRNGFPSNCLNREFMSTCQAECVRIPNARGTLVATDEVPGEDSWPGLLTVSDVMGTGWWAADAAEVKPGSTAVVIGDGAVGLCGVIAAKEMGAERIIALSRHESRQKLAREFGATDIVTERGEEGVARIKEMTGGIGADSVLECVGTARAMSQALHSARPGGNVGFVGVPHDVTVDGQELFFSHVGLRGGPAPVRRYLPDLVDRVLAGRIDPGKVFDLTLPLAQVAEGYKAMDERRAVKTLLKP